The Enterobacter kobei genome has a segment encoding these proteins:
- a CDS encoding dimethyl sulfoxide reductase anchor subunit family protein: MHELPLLIFTLFLQGSVGVTLWLAFGEARASHSRLLLPAAGAFVLASLGLLSSALHMGYPLNALNALRHVSSSWLSREIVFASLYLAALGLATLLMFAKKPGWKLLLVVAGVVGLVDVFCMAQIYMHTSVVTWQHINTLVLFIGSVGIIGSACMAVGLRCQTSVRAAVVIVALLVLVRLVMQPVWLADIATMDNTVVTFPHAPLQMLEQLRTVHLLSWCVSVAGMLCFAAGGLKAARGPMLLGSALLIVGELMLRFVFFSIG; the protein is encoded by the coding sequence ATGCATGAGTTACCGTTGCTGATATTTACGCTGTTCCTGCAGGGATCGGTAGGCGTGACCCTCTGGCTGGCGTTTGGCGAGGCGCGTGCATCGCACTCTCGTCTGCTGCTGCCCGCTGCCGGGGCGTTTGTCCTGGCCAGTCTGGGGCTTCTCTCCTCGGCGCTGCACATGGGCTATCCGCTCAACGCCCTTAACGCGCTGCGCCATGTTTCCAGCTCCTGGCTGAGCCGTGAGATCGTCTTTGCCAGCCTTTACCTTGCGGCACTGGGCCTTGCGACGCTGCTGATGTTTGCCAAAAAACCAGGCTGGAAGCTGCTGTTGGTTGTGGCCGGTGTTGTCGGGCTGGTGGATGTGTTCTGCATGGCGCAGATCTACATGCATACGTCGGTGGTGACCTGGCAGCACATTAACACTCTGGTGCTGTTCATCGGCTCAGTGGGGATCATAGGTTCAGCCTGCATGGCCGTTGGGCTGCGCTGCCAAACTTCCGTGCGTGCGGCGGTTGTCATTGTCGCGCTGCTGGTGCTTGTGCGTCTGGTCATGCAGCCCGTCTGGCTGGCAGACATTGCGACCATGGATAACACCGTGGTGACGTTCCCTCACGCACCGTTGCAGATGCTGGAGCAACTGCGCACGGTACATCTGCTGAGCTGGTGCGTTTCGGTTGCAGGTATGCTGTGCTTTGCCGCGGGCGGTCTGAAAGCGGCGCGAGGCCCAATGCTGCTGGGCAGTGCGCTGTTGATCGTGGGTGAGCTTATGCTGCGCTTCGTTTTCTTCAGTATTGGCTGA
- a CDS encoding DMSO/selenate family reductase complex B subunit — MSQFKHYAPVSDKQLGFYIDSSRCSGCKACQVACKDKNNLEVGRRFRRVYEVNGGNFIPTGQGGVSNNVFAYTLSISCNHCADPVCTKNCPTTAMHKRPGDGIVRVDTDKCVGCGYCAWSCPYGAPQLNEQTGQMSKCDFCVDLQAKGEQPVCVATCPLEAIKFGPIDELREKYGTVCDVKGLPDSSTTQPNLVIKAHQGAEKEGKRHA; from the coding sequence ATGAGTCAGTTTAAACACTACGCGCCGGTGAGCGATAAACAGCTGGGTTTTTATATCGACTCCTCCCGCTGTTCGGGCTGCAAGGCCTGTCAGGTGGCGTGCAAAGATAAAAATAACCTTGAGGTTGGACGTCGTTTCCGCCGCGTTTATGAAGTCAACGGCGGAAATTTCATTCCAACCGGGCAGGGGGGCGTCAGCAATAACGTTTTTGCTTACACGCTCTCTATTTCTTGTAACCACTGTGCGGACCCGGTCTGCACCAAAAACTGCCCGACTACCGCGATGCACAAGCGTCCGGGCGACGGCATCGTGCGCGTCGATACGGACAAGTGCGTTGGCTGCGGCTACTGCGCATGGTCATGTCCTTACGGCGCGCCGCAGCTCAATGAGCAGACCGGACAGATGTCGAAATGCGATTTTTGCGTGGATCTCCAGGCAAAGGGGGAGCAGCCAGTCTGTGTGGCGACCTGTCCGCTCGAAGCGATCAAATTCGGACCCATTGATGAACTTCGGGAGAAATACGGCACGGTCTGCGATGTGAAAGGTTTGCCTGATTCTTCCACCACACAACCGAACCTGGTAATCAAAGCGCATCAGGGTGCAGAGAAAGAGGGGAAGCGTCATGCATGA
- a CDS encoding DMSO/selenate family reductase complex A subunit, producing the protein MKKNKNQGEGFIPEISRRHFIQAGSALAALPLVVTTRNVQAQDAAATRAAPEEKVVQTCSTFDCGGKCDIRAHVSEGVVTRISTRPDNALDPQMPVMRACVRGRAYRKFVYHPDRLKYPMKRTGKRGEGKFERITWDEATTLIANQLKTITQKYGAASRYVHVGTAVSGGTFSGDKMVRRLLNLTGGYLESYHSVSMGNTAAATPYTYGTAASGSSLDTLLDTKLVILWGHNPTETIFGHSNYFFQKMKQNGTRFIVVDPRYSDTVSSLAEQWIPLLPATDNALMDAMMYVIVTENLHDRDFIQRYTLGFDEASMPEGVPANESLMAYLSGAKDGVAKTPEWAEKITHVPAQTIRQLARDYANTKPAALIQGWGPQRHNCGERTACGSTLLATLTGNVGVKGGWAAGYGGCANRKFAVGPEMSDNPVKAKISVMNWVQAADDASQVTAEVGLKDADKLDSNIRILFSLAGNYLANQNPDLHQATRVLEDESKIEFIVASDLFMTPSARYADLLLPETSFMERWNIGETWGTASYLILSEKLIEPEFERRSDYDWLREVAAKLGIEPAFSEGRDEKAWIEHIWEQTRLAMPEENLPDFTTLQKTRQHLFKSAPYVAFEDNIRDPQNHPFPTPSGKIEIFSKRLYDMQHPEIPALSHYVPAHEGPEDELAKTFPLQLITWKGKNRANSTQYANPWLIEAQQQKLWINPQDAQKRGIAQGDTVRIHNARGICEIPAEVTPRIIPGVVAMQAGAWWQPDEQGIDKGGCANVLSSARITALAKGNSHQTMLVEVAKA; encoded by the coding sequence ATGAAAAAAAATAAAAATCAGGGAGAGGGTTTTATTCCCGAGATATCCCGACGTCATTTTATTCAGGCAGGATCGGCGCTCGCCGCCCTTCCGCTTGTTGTGACAACCCGCAACGTACAGGCGCAGGACGCCGCGGCAACACGTGCGGCGCCGGAAGAAAAAGTGGTGCAAACCTGCAGCACGTTTGACTGCGGGGGGAAGTGTGATATTCGAGCTCACGTCAGCGAAGGCGTTGTCACCCGTATTTCCACGCGCCCGGATAATGCATTGGATCCGCAGATGCCGGTTATGCGTGCCTGCGTACGTGGCAGAGCGTATCGGAAATTTGTTTATCATCCCGATCGGCTTAAATATCCAATGAAGCGTACAGGTAAACGTGGCGAAGGAAAATTCGAACGTATTACCTGGGATGAAGCCACGACGCTTATTGCGAATCAATTAAAAACGATTACGCAAAAATACGGTGCGGCTTCACGCTATGTTCATGTGGGCACCGCAGTTTCTGGCGGAACGTTTTCCGGCGATAAAATGGTTCGTCGTCTGCTCAACTTAACCGGCGGCTACCTCGAAAGCTATCACTCGGTCAGTATGGGCAACACGGCGGCAGCCACGCCGTATACCTATGGCACCGCCGCCAGCGGCAGTTCTCTGGACACGCTGCTTGATACGAAACTGGTCATCCTTTGGGGGCATAACCCGACGGAAACGATTTTTGGTCACAGCAACTACTTCTTCCAGAAGATGAAGCAAAACGGCACCCGCTTTATCGTTGTCGATCCGCGCTATTCAGACACGGTTTCCTCCCTTGCCGAACAGTGGATCCCGCTGCTTCCTGCCACTGATAACGCCCTGATGGATGCCATGATGTACGTGATCGTCACAGAGAACCTGCACGATCGCGACTTCATTCAGCGCTATACCTTGGGCTTTGACGAAGCATCAATGCCGGAAGGTGTTCCGGCCAATGAATCCCTGATGGCTTACCTGAGCGGGGCAAAAGACGGCGTGGCGAAAACCCCTGAGTGGGCCGAGAAAATTACCCATGTGCCTGCGCAGACTATCCGTCAGCTGGCTCGCGACTACGCAAATACTAAACCTGCTGCACTGATCCAGGGTTGGGGGCCGCAGCGTCACAACTGCGGCGAGCGCACCGCGTGCGGCTCAACGTTACTGGCGACGCTAACGGGTAACGTCGGCGTCAAAGGCGGCTGGGCGGCAGGCTATGGTGGCTGCGCTAACCGCAAATTTGCCGTTGGGCCCGAAATGTCGGATAACCCGGTAAAAGCCAAAATATCGGTGATGAACTGGGTGCAGGCCGCCGACGATGCTTCTCAGGTGACGGCGGAAGTCGGTCTGAAAGACGCAGACAAGCTGGACAGCAATATCCGCATCCTGTTCTCGCTGGCCGGCAATTACCTGGCTAACCAGAACCCGGATCTCCATCAGGCGACCCGCGTGCTGGAAGACGAGTCGAAAATCGAATTTATTGTCGCAAGCGATCTGTTTATGACGCCGAGCGCCAGATACGCCGATCTTCTCCTGCCGGAAACCAGCTTTATGGAGCGCTGGAATATTGGCGAAACCTGGGGGACCGCGAGCTATCTGATCCTGTCGGAAAAGCTGATTGAGCCAGAGTTTGAGCGCCGTTCAGATTACGACTGGCTGCGTGAGGTTGCCGCTAAGCTCGGCATTGAACCCGCGTTCAGCGAGGGCCGTGACGAAAAAGCGTGGATTGAGCACATCTGGGAGCAGACGCGGCTGGCGATGCCGGAGGAAAATCTGCCGGACTTCACGACGCTACAGAAAACGCGTCAGCATCTTTTCAAAAGCGCGCCGTACGTTGCCTTTGAAGACAACATTCGCGATCCGCAAAATCATCCGTTCCCGACGCCGTCCGGGAAGATTGAGATCTTCTCGAAGCGTCTGTACGACATGCAACACCCGGAAATTCCGGCGCTATCGCACTACGTTCCCGCTCATGAAGGCCCGGAAGATGAACTGGCGAAAACTTTCCCGCTTCAGCTGATTACCTGGAAAGGGAAAAACCGTGCCAACTCAACGCAATATGCTAACCCGTGGTTAATTGAAGCCCAGCAGCAAAAGCTGTGGATTAACCCGCAGGATGCGCAAAAGCGCGGCATTGCGCAGGGCGATACCGTGCGCATCCATAACGCGCGCGGCATTTGTGAAATCCCGGCCGAGGTGACGCCGCGCATCATTCCAGGCGTCGTTGCCATGCAGGCTGGTGCCTGGTGGCAGCCGGACGAGCAGGGTATTGATAAAGGCGGTTGCGCGAACGTCCTCAGTTCAGCCCGTATTACCGCGCTTGCGAAAGGGAATTCTCATCAAACCATGCTGGTGGAGGTAGCGAAAGCATGA